ATACCATCTGTCCCGTGGTAAATCCAAATTGTATCATCAGATAAAGTTTTTTGTAAGGCTTCCATATCGCCTTTGCCAAATGCGGTTAGCATTTCTTGCACTACGTTGAGTGCTTTTGTTGTTTCTTGTGACATTTTCTTAAATTTTTAATTGTTATTGATGGCACAAAACTACTGCACAGTAAATGTATATTTGCTATGGGTTTCCATTAAGAAATTAGTTTCCTCTTGGAAACTATCTAAGCAAATTGTAACTTTGCGAGGCAAATAAATTAATTGAGGACAATGAAAAAAAACGCTGAAATAAATGCAACACCTGTTTGTCAGGTAAGAATGCAAGCAATTAGTGATTCTATGAGTCTATTGTCTGGGAAATGGAAATTTCATATTCTTGGAACACTCATAGAGGGTAATACATTGGGGTTTATGGATTTGTTGCGAGAAATAAATGGAATTGGAACTAAAATGCTTTCGAAGGAACTTCAAGATTTGGAAATAAATAATTTGGTCAGTCGAAAAGTAATGAATACAAAGCCAATAACAGTTGAATATTCAATAACGGAATATGGTAAAACACTTACCCCACTAATTGATGAATTGGCAAAATGGGGAACAGCTTATAGAAAATCTGTCTACGGTAAAAGTAAGAGATAAGTGTTTGTGAAGATAATTATGTTTAACAGGTCCGCTTGGTCGGTTCGTTATACTTGCCGCTAACGGTTTGCGGCTTGGCGAAGGTGGCGATTTTCACCACAAATGTTGATGCGGAGAACCAAACTTTGATTAACCACAAATGTGTCTGCGGAGAACGAAACCGCCACTTTTGCCAAACCGCTGTTACCTGCTGGTGTTCTTGTCATACAGCTTGTTTTTGATTATGTTCTGCACAGTCAATGCGTAATTCTGTGTCGGCAAGTTTGGTGTTTAGAAGTCCGCAAAAGTGTTCTTGTCCGTTTTTGTTTGCTTTATAGAAATGGCAAGTAAAACACATTCTTTGAATAGTTATTATTCCTGATTTATTCAAATGATGAATGATGTCTAATAAACTTAATAATAAATTTTCTTTGTCTGTTGAATGCAATTTGTCAATAGGAACTTGAATTTGTTTTGCAAACAAAGAAGTCTGTTCTGCAATTTCTTTTCCTTTTTTTGTTAGCTGAATTATATAACTTCTTGTGTCGTGTTGCTCGAATTCTTTTTTGATGAGTTGTTTTTGTTCAAGAGTTTTTATGGTGTCGCTGATAGTTGCTTTTGTCATATTAAACTCGTCTGCCAAGTAACTCACTTTCCTTTTTTGGTCTGAATGATGTAATAAAAATATCAGCACTTGAACCTGAATTGGGCTTAGCGAATGTTCTTTACTCTCGTTCCAAAGCAAAACTCTAAATGCCTGTGAAACCCTTTCTAATGAAGCAATAATTTTGCTTTCAATACTCGAATTTTGGTGTTCTAAGTCGAATGCCGATTTTTTCATACAGTTTGGATTTTATGAAGCATTAAACGTGCTATGTTTCCTGCTCTTAATTTTGCTTCATTGGCTGTTTCTCCTTCAAAAAGTGCATCAACAGTATTTGTAAAAAGTAAAATCCATTCTGAAAATTCAGTTTCTGTCATTGATGTGATTTTGCTTAAAGCAATATGTTTTTCCATTGGATTGCCTGAAAAACTATGTTCTGCTAAAAGCAAACTTGCCCAAAACGAATACATTTTTGGTAAATGACTTTCCCATTCAATTTTGGCTACATCATTAAAAATATAACCAAGTGTTTTATTTTCTTTTACTGAATTGTAAAATGTATTTACAAGTAAAATAATGTCTTCTCTATTTTCGATATCTTTTTCATTAATTACAATTTTCCATTTCAATGATGAAATATCCATTTTGCTTAATTTCTGTTTCCCATTGTGGTCGTAAAGTTTCAACGTGGCAAAATCTACATTCCTTTGATGTCAAAGGTTGTTCTTCTTGCTCTTTTGATTTTAAATAATCCTTACCATAATTATATATTACGCTTGTATCTTTAATGGTTTCGGGTGCAAGAATGTCAAAATGCATTATTGTTCCGTCTTTTTTTGTTACATAGGTGTCCCATACTGCTATTTTCATTTTAGTATTTGTTTTATGTTGAGTTTGGCTATAACCTTGAAAACAGATTAAAAGCAAAACAATATTTAAAATTGGTTTCATTTTACATTTTTAAAATGCCCCACAAAGGTAGTTATCCTAACTTTATGGGGCAAATTTTTTAACCTTTTACGTCTGCCATTGATGCACCAAAGTTGATGTGTAGCACATTTCCATTTGGTGTAACCAATGCTGGAACAGATTTTACACCTGCTTTTTCTGCTTCGTCAATTCTAGATTTGTCGTTACCGAAGTGAACAACATCTACATTGTCTTGACCTAAAAGGTTAATGATGTCGTGTTCTGCACTTACGCAAACAGGACAACCTGCGTGATAGAAAACTGATTTACTCATTTTTTATGAATTTAATTTGTTATGACATTATTGTCGGTGCAAATATAGTTAGGATAACTAACTTAATGAAATAAAAGTTTTCAACATTTTCTTTTTCAGTCAAAATTTATTGCTGGCTTGTTTAGGATTGTCGGTCTGTTACACTTGCAGGTAACGTTTGGCAGCTACACGCAGGTGGGGATTTTTAGCACTAAACTTCATTAAAAATACAGAACTTGGATTTAGCACTTCACTTTCAAAGAAGCACTGAACCCCCACTTGCGTGTAGGTGCTGTTGTGCGTTCGGTGTTTTTCTTCGTCAAACATTTTCGATTGTTTGTGTTAGTAATTTCTTAGTCAAATCAAGGTCGGTTGAGTTGTCATTCTTGATTGTCAAAAAATATTTTGTCTGCCAGGTTTGAGTTTTTTCCGCTTGTTTATTTGTTGTTTTGTCCCAAGGTGGATAAACTCTTATCCCACGTTTTCCTTCTTTTCCTTTTCTTGTTATTATCCCTTTGTCAGCCAAAACCGATTTTGGAAAAATAAACTGTCCGAAATTGTTGTCATTTCTTGCTGTTATAATTACGAAATCAAAATCGTCAGAAGTGTCAAACGGTTCTGTAATTCCATGTTTATTTCGTTTCCAAATCGTCACAAATTGTCCTGTTTTTGTCGGTGTGATTTTAGAAATTCGTTGTTGAACTCTCTTCCCGTTAAGTTCAAAAGTGCAAGCTCCGTATTCTGAACTTTCTATGTTTTGCTTCAAGTTTGACAAGTCAAAACCACATTTGTCATAAACCAATTCTTTTACAACTTTTAAGTCGCTATGAATTGAATTCAAAAGTTTCAATGTATTTTCGTTTGTCATTTATGTGTCAATATTTTGTTAGTTCATTTCTTGTTTGCAGTGTTGTCTTACACTGACGCACAACGTTTAGCATTGCCGAAGCATTATTTTTTTACCGAAATATAAAAATAAAAAGAGTCAAAAAATAATGTTTTGGCAAGCACCCATGTAAAAGCAGTAAGTCGTGTTCCATCTAAAATAATGTAGTACAAATTAATTAATAAATTGTCTACCCAAATACGATAAGATATGGCAACACAACCTACTGTTCTTCCAAAGCTATACATTGGCATGGACATTCACAAAAAAGTTGGTCTGTACATCTTCGGACAGATATATCAGATCACAAAACAATTACAATTCCTTCCAGCAATGACGTTCTTTATCATTACGTTCAAACTAATTTTCCGGAGCATGAAGTGTCATTGGTTTATGAAGCGGGCTGCTGCGGTTTTACGGCTTCCCGGTATTTTTAAATCTGGGATGGAATGTTTTGGTCGTCAATCCGGCTGATGTGCCTAGAACTGACAAACAAAGTCACCAGAAAACCGATGTGCTCGATTGTCGGAACTTAGCAAAGCAACTTCAGTCCGGTCATTTGCGAGGAATCTATATTCCGGATCAAAAACAAGATTATTTGAAAAGTTTAGTACGGCAACGAGCAGAAACTACTCGGCAACTCCGCAAGATAAAATGTAGCATCAAAGCGTTATTACTTTATCATGGAATTGAAATACCAAAAGAGTTCGACAATCCAAATTGGTCCAAAGCATTTATAGAATGGATTGAAAATATTCCATGGCAGGAACCGGTAGGAAAATTATGTATGGAGAGTAAGATTCGATTATTGAAAGTAATTTATCAGGAATATTTAGAATTGGCCAATCAACTACGATCCTATTGCAGAAAAAATCACAAGAAGGATTATTATTTATTAAAAAGTATTCCTGGGGTTGGGGGATATTTATCATCGGTTGTTCTTGCTGAAGTAGGAGATCTGAGGCGATTCAATAAAGAAACACAATTTGCATCTTTCGTAGGGTTGGTTCCAAATATTCGAAATTCCGGGATGACTGAGAATGTTTTTGGAGTAACTCCAAGATGCAGAGATCTTCTGAGGAGTTATATCATAGAAAGTGCTTGGGTAGCCCTGCGTTTGGATCCTGAAATACAAACTTATTATCGAAAAACACCAAGGCAAGAATCCAAAGAGTATCATCATAAAAATTGCAAGAAAATTATTAAACAGAATGTTGTCAGTAATAAAAAAGGAAACACCTTATCAAAAAAACTATTCAAAAGAAATAAAAGCAGACTACAAAACACCGCAGGTAATTCCTCCAAAAAAGGAAGTTACAAAGGCAAGCCTGTAGCTGCTTTTTAAAAAAACTAAATCATCATGAAGCTCAAAACAAAATAAGAATAGACTACAAAACGGGGCTGGTGATCAGAACAACTGTACTGAGTCACACCGCTAAGCAGGTAGCTATTTTATAATCATTCAAACCATACGGGTGCTGGTAGCCGGCCGGATATAAAATAGTCGGACTACACATAGGAGACTGAGCGAAATGATTAAAATAAAAATGGTGCATTGAAATGTGTAAAACTTTCGATCGCGCAATCCTGCGCCTAGTTTTTCACATTTCAACACACCTAATAATAAATTATATTTAAATGAATTAAAATCTTATTTTTGTTTTGGAACTAGATGACTGCTTTACATAGGATGCGGTGTTAGACGCATACGGAATTTATTCCATTTGTTAGATATTCAAAATGAAATTCATAAATGTAGATGATAAATTTATCATTAACTCAATTTCATGCTTGTTGACATTGTCGTCATGTTTTATATAATTATTTTGATATTTAACAAAGTAATCTTGAAGAGTCACAAACATATTTATTACTTCCGTTGAAACATTTTTATTCTTTAAGTACTTTCCTAGCTCATCTTTTTGTTTCTCTAGAGATTTTTCATTTTTTAATATGTCCTTTAAGAGGACTTCCATTGATAATCTTAAATCATCAAGTAAATTACGTTGATAACTTGCTTGATTTAGCTTATCTAGGGCGGAAATATATATTTTAGAAGTTTTTGGATGTGTTTCTAAATTCACAAGATTCTGTTTAATTAAATTTGAGTTTATGTTTGGTCTAAGTATAGAAAATTCATTGGATGGATTCAACCGTCTGATTTCTTGTTCGGTAAAAAACTTTACATTTTCAAAGTAAACATTTATGTTACAATTTTCTGGGTCGTTAACATGTTTACACTTTTTATTATGAGCAGTCAACAAGTCTTCAATATTTGTCAACGTTCTGTAGAGAAAAATTAGCTTATCTACATTTTCATCATAGTTATAGAGTTTGCTTTCTAATTCATTCTTAACTTTTAGGTGATAATCTGGTTTAAAATCATATTCAAGAATACGTCTAAAATTGTCTGCTTCTTTTTTAATTAGTAATTCAGTATCCATGTAAGGTTAATTGAATGTTTTGAAATAGGTTCCATCAGTTGCGGCTAACATTGCTGGTAACGTTTAGCATTGCCGAAGCATTATTTTTTACCGAAATATAAAAATAAAAAGAGTCAAAAAATAATGTTTTGGCAAGCACCCATGTAAAAGCAGTAAGTCGTGTTCCATCTAAAATAATGTAGTACAAATTAATTAATAAATTGTCTACCCAAATACGATAAGATATGGCAACACAACCTACTGTTCTTCCAAAGCTATACATTGGCATGGACATTCACAAAAAAAGTTGGTCTGTACATCTTCGGACAGATATATCAGATCACAAAACAATTACAATTCCTTCCAGCAATGACGTTCTTTATCATTACGTTCAAACTAATTTTCCGGAGCATGAAGTGTCATTGGTTTATGAAGCGGGCTGCTGCGGTTTTACGGCTTCCCGGTATTTTTTAAATCTGGGATGGAATGTTTTGGTCGTCAATCCGGCTGATGTGCCTAGAACTGACAAACAAAGTCACCAGAAAACCGATGTGCTCGATTGT
This window of the Bacteroidota bacterium genome carries:
- a CDS encoding helix-turn-helix transcriptional regulator, giving the protein MKKNAEINATPVCQVRMQAISDSMSLLSGKWKFHILGTLIEGNTLGFMDLLREINGIGTKMLSKELQDLEINNLVSRKVMNTKPITVEYSITEYGKTLTPLIDELAKWGTAYRKSVYGKSKR
- a CDS encoding winged helix-turn-helix transcriptional regulator yields the protein MKKSAFDLEHQNSSIESKIIASLERVSQAFRVLLWNESKEHSLSPIQVQVLIFLLHHSDQKRKVSYLADEFNMTKATISDTIKTLEQKQLIKKEFEQHDTRSYIIQLTKKGKEIAEQTSLFAKQIQVPIDKLHSTDKENLLLSLLDIIHHLNKSGIITIQRMCFTCHFYKANKNGQEHFCGLLNTKLADTELRIDCAEHNQKQAV
- a CDS encoding group III truncated hemoglobin, whose amino-acid sequence is MDISSLKWKIVINEKDIENREDIILLVNTFYNSVKENKTLGYIFNDVAKIEWESHLPKMYSFWASLLLAEHSFSGNPMEKHIALSKITSMTETEFSEWILLFTNTVDALFEGETANEAKLRAGNIARLMLHKIQTV
- a CDS encoding DUF2024 family protein; protein product: MKIAVWDTYVTKKDGTIMHFDILAPETIKDTSVIYNYGKDYLKSKEQEEQPLTSKECRFCHVETLRPQWETEIKQNGYFIIEMENCN
- a CDS encoding thioredoxin family protein, translating into MSKSVFYHAGCPVCVSAEHDIINLLGQDNVDVVHFGNDKSRIDEAEKAGVKSVPALVTPNGNVLHINFGASMADVKG
- a CDS encoding MepB family protein — translated: MTNENTLKLLNSIHSDLKVVKELVYDKCGFDLSNLKQNIESSEYGACTFELNGKRVQQRISKITPTKTGQFVTIWKRNKHGITEPFDTSDDFDFVIITARNDNNFGQFIFPKSVLADKGIITRKGKEGKRGIRVYPPWDKTTNKQAEKTQTWQTKYFLTIKNDNSTDLDLTKKLLTQTIENV